The following proteins come from a genomic window of Myroides odoratus DSM 2801:
- a CDS encoding suppressor of fused domain protein, translating to MTLEEYKQRYNEEDAVGWDCITASLEQLYGEQEPQHFGNLLPFSLGGENPLDGLSVYRSSQQEDHFHLVSYGFSNLYYDEEKIDAEYSGFGFELTFRFKQQGDDNIHWAMNLMQNLAKYVFDSGKWFEEFHFIPTNSPIRLEYDTDLVGIAFVQDPELGFIDTPHGRVDFLQMVGITQKELDLLWENPKLSETAKLITNLRQNNPLLITDLDRK from the coding sequence ATGACACTAGAAGAATATAAACAAAGATACAACGAAGAAGACGCTGTGGGATGGGATTGCATTACCGCCTCATTAGAACAATTATATGGAGAGCAAGAACCTCAACATTTTGGCAACTTGTTGCCTTTCTCCTTGGGAGGAGAAAACCCATTAGATGGTTTAAGTGTTTACCGAAGCTCCCAACAAGAAGATCACTTTCACTTGGTGAGTTATGGTTTTTCTAATTTGTACTACGATGAAGAAAAGATAGATGCAGAATACAGTGGTTTTGGTTTTGAATTGACCTTTCGCTTCAAACAGCAGGGCGATGACAACATCCATTGGGCGATGAACTTGATGCAGAATCTCGCTAAATACGTTTTTGATTCAGGTAAATGGTTTGAAGAATTTCACTTCATCCCCACCAATAGTCCTATCCGATTAGAATACGACACCGATTTAGTTGGTATCGCATTTGTCCAAGATCCGGAATTAGGTTTCATCGATACCCCACACGGGCGTGTAGATTTTTTACAAATGGTAGGGATTACACAAAAAGAATTGGATCTATTATGGGAGAATCCTAAATTATCCGAAACAGCGAAATTAATTACCAACTTACGTCAAAACAATCCATTATTAATTACGGATTTAGATCGAAAATAA